The region gtggtttttttttttttaattatttctttttcttccactggCTGTTGTAAAGGCCCCGGTGCATCCAGAATTGCCCGTGGACGCGTCTCCGTTTCCCCGCGCGGGGGCTGTGATTGACGGGGAGGGCTGTAAATCCCCAGGCCTCGCTCAGCCCCGGCCCAGCCCTGCCGTGCTTAATTACCCTGCTCCACGTGGATCATCCACTGGCTGCTTGAGGGGAAAACTGCCCTATTTGATTATTGAGCAGTACAAGAAAAGCTTATTCCCCGCTTCTCCTTTGCCTTCCTGCAAATCCAAGAAGCGtggtaataaaaaaataataaaaaagagaaaacatggcTCTGGATAGCTGcccaaataaaacaataattctgtttttttgcAACAAGAACCGAATTGTAGATATGCAGCACGTCCGATGTAAAACCCTAAAGTAGGAATTCATGGCTTATTTATAAAACATCAAGGCCTGTTGAAAGCCTAATGTTGGAATTGCCGCCAAATACTGGGAGATAAGGGCAGCGAGGTACAACATGATACATCCTGCTTGAAATACTCCTTTTGTGGGCTTCTTTGTCCAAGGTCACACCATGTGACTGATGTATCTGTTAGCTTGCTCAGTGTGTAGGCAGGTATGACCAAATCATAACTTCTCTTCCCTGTAGTCTGTGTTAGAcaagttttttctctttatctcCTATCTCTGTCATCTTATTTTGAAGTAGTTCCCTAGAAATTTGCTTACCATGAACTTGCCCCTGCAATGAGTACTGAACAAGCTAGCTCAGAGTTTACATTCACCTCCTAAATATGGTACAACAAAAGATCTTTTTATCTCTgtaacatttgtttttctgtctgttttttccttttgcgAGTTGTGTTACAGAGAACAGCCCAGTACTGGCAGAGGGTGGCTTACCCAGCTCTCAGTCTCCATCAGCTAATGCACGTAGCTGTCTCTTTAGTTCTGTGATGAGCGACTAAAACCAAGTGAAAGAGCAGGTGACACAGCAAGCTTTGTGTTTCCTGCCTCCATCTCATTTCCCCAAAAAGAATCACCATGTGCTGTCAGTACTACTAAAATcgatactttttttcttctcatattcgTCATAATTGCGGCCTGCTCATAACGTGCTTATCTTCCAGCCCTAATGTCAAAGCCTCCAGAGAAGTTGGGaatggggaggagaaaggaTCCAAGGGGAGCTCAGATTTCAGTTGTACAGTGGGGAAGAAGGGCGAGCAGGgtctttttttaacttcttttttgctgGAAAGCAAACTATTCTCTCATTTTAGCACAAAAGCACGATAAtggtgcttttctttcccctttctagaATTAGTCCACTGTACCATGGGGCTGCCAGTTCAGTTTCTTTCTGCTCAGCTACTCCTGTTCTGCTGGCAgcttttgttgttctttccaTCTGGTTTTTGTGCTGAGCAGGCTACAAGAGAATTCAGGCAACTTCctgggttttgttgttctgtAATGTAGATACAGAATGATGGAGGTTGAACTGTAATGTCGCATTTCACTTTCCTCCTTCTGATATGCTGTTACAGTCAGTCAGACGTTCCCTTCCGGAGCTCAGTGAgtaatttctgcctttgctgttATGCAACGCAGCGTCCTGCTGCTCAGCACATGGGCACGAGGTGTGCTAGTGAGAAACGGCTGATGGAACTCCCTGGAACTCCTCCCTGCTTCCCTTCACGTGGCACGAGCGGGGACCTCGCCTCTGCATCCACACCAGATCTGCTGGTGGCAATAGGAGAAACCACAGCACTTGGCTGCAGAGAACAGGAATTCAAAGTTGGAGGCAATAACTGGGCAGCTTCCTTGAGCCTGTCTGCTTGCCATGATGGTCCAACCAAGCATTGTAGAGGCCTTGTTAGAGAAAACAATGTCATTATTTGCTTCCTTTCCCTTGGAAGCTCCTAGTCGGTGATTTGAGAGcgtgtttaaaatgaaaagcttgTGGGGACCTTGTTTGATCTTAGTTTTAATTCCTGCTTCAGTATTGTTGGTACTGAGGTCATGAGCAGTAGGATGCATTGGTGGCATGGCTTTACTAAGTCGTTCTGCCAGATGTTCTCTGTGTTCTAATATTACAAGCAGAAGGGGTTAATAACATACTGATTTCAAAGTGGAACTTGTGTACAAGGCAGAGCTAAAAGCCTCGCTCTGATTGTAACGTTGATTCTTAGCCATTGCTTTTACTGGCAGGTTCCCTCActctttgtaaaataaattttattttatttctgtttctgtttgtattttttaggGTTGACTTCAATGTTCCAATGAAGGATCACAAAATAACCAACAATCAAAGGTGAGCTATAATTGCCATCCCAGATGGAAGCCCCCAAGTCcgttttttctctgattttagcCCAGTTCTGTTGGCAGTGCCTGGAATGCTACCACGATTGAACTGTCATTGCTCGTACCAGAACGTTAAAGGTGTCTCAGAGAAAGTCCAACAATTGTTGCTCTGCAGCAGTTAGCAAACTACACTgactgcagtgctgcttctcaCTGTAGCTGCTGTGGAAaccatacagaaaaaaagtatcttGATCGTACAGATCCTAAACTTCATTCTTTAAATATCGGTGAAGTTTTACGACCATTTCACAACCACATCCCTTTGGCTGTGTGTGAAAGTTTGCTATATTTGGTACTATCCAGAAAACTTTCTGCCTCCTGGTTACACTGCAGTTGTATTAACTTTTTGGCTTATGTTAGAATAATTATTCTAGTGTAGCGTACAAAGACACAGGGTTTAGAAACAGCGATATCATGTGTCTTGTCTCGCGTGTCTATCATTTGCAGGCAGATGCCAGTTTTGTTCACCACAATACACTCACTGCTCAACATTCCTGTCATTTCTTTATTGGTTCAGGATTACAGATGAAACCAGGAGGCCCAGTAATGTTCAAGTGTGTCCTGGCATTTCTTGGCTACAGGCAACCAGCAGAATTTAGattacaaaatgcattttacttCCATGGATGGTAACAGTGAAACATACGAAAATGTGCTGGGACGAAGAATTTTGTGGATGCTTTCTGGACCGTGTGTCAGGATTGTCCCTGTCCCAGGGAGGAGCGTGGGCTGGGTTAGCTCCCCAGGGAACGCTGTGCTCCGGGGGTGCGGTTTGTCTCGTAGATGTTTGTTCTGGCCAGGACAGGTTGCTAAGGAGCCCGGTGTCCCTTTTGGAGACCGACTTGTGGTGATGCCCCACTGTCTGGTGATGAGGGGCGGGCTGAACCCTGTGAATGCCTGAGGCGGAATGGACTTAAGCAATTACTCTGTCCAGCTCTTGTACTTTTTGAGGGACAACTCCCAGGGCTCTTGTGTAAGTGGTCACTAAGTCTGCTTGCCTGGTGAACTCTACTTGAAtcctttttaatttgttcttgtTTGCCTTTACAGAATCAAGGCGGCTGTGCCTACCATCAAGCACTGCTTGGATCATGGAGCCAAGTCAGTGGTTTTGATGAGTCACCTGGGTCGCCCGGATGGTGTTCCCATGCCAGAAAAGTTCTCCTTGGCCCCTGTAGCTGTGGAGCTTAAAGCACTCATGGGCAGGTGAAGTAGAACAGTCCCACGTGCATCAGGCCCTCCCTGCCAGCGGACCTGGATGCTTTCTGAAAGGAAGGGTCTCTGGGGGGATGACAGTGTGTATCTTGTGTTTGCAGGGAGGTCTTGTTCCTAAAGGATTGCGTTGGTGCTGAGGTGGAGAAGGCCTGTGCTAGTCCTGCAGCTGGCTCCATCATCCTGCTAGAGAACCTCCGATTCCATGtagaagaagaagggaaagggaaggatgCTTCAGGGAACAAGGTGAAACTTCAAGTCTAGTTTTTGCACGTGCCTGCTCTGATCTTACTACCTTGTTCACTGTGGATCAACAAGCCAGCAGCCTGTCAAAAATGCTGTTTATGGATTTGTTCTTAGAAGAATGTCAGAGATCTTGCAGCTCAACATATCCAGTCACTTGTATCCTGCTGTGCAAAAGTCTGAGTCAAATGCGTTTTACTTCCATGTCCTGCATTGCATGGAAACTTGAGTGAAAGGCTATAGGTGACTCTGCCAAAGGTTGTGTAGTctgtaaaagaaggaaaaaggagcaAAATAGGGCTGTGCAGGAAGTTGGTTGCTGCTTATTAGGCTTTATTTTGGGATGTCTAAAGCAAAAAACAAGGTCTGTTGGAGATAGTTTGTTGCCACTGGGGCCATAAGAACGATGCTTCTTTCTTGGTTATGCAGCTAATGTTTTAATATAATTCTTAAACATTCTACAGCATAGGGGTTATCAAACCCTTTTATAAGCCTGTCTGCTTTTACAAGTATTCATCTAGAACTAAGCTGCCTTGCACCTCTGACATTTTCTTGAAGGTCAGGAAGAATGCTTGCTCCAGACAGCTGCTTTTCTTAGCGATGGTGACCCCGCTGACTTTAGGCAGGCCTTGGCTCCTTTCAGATTCAGCGCATGGGGTGGAATGCTGACATCGTGTGGTGCCCTTTATGGGCTGACACAGGTCTCCTGTAGCTTAGAGAAACAGCCTGGAGAACTAGCAAGCCTTTGCCAGTGGCAATGAGGAACTGAGCAATTGTTCACTGCTAGAACTGCGTGCCACTGAAAGCCGGTGTGATGGCAGGGAAAAGAGTGGACAAATAATTGAATTTGCTTTATGAAAGGAGTTTGTGCATTTCTGTAATTCTCACATTACTTAGTTTGTTCTGTGATCTGTGTAGTCCCTTTGGCTCAGGCTGTGGGAATAAAACGGTGCCCAAAGCCATGGTGCCATATATTCGAGTGGGTTCCTGCCATCAGTACCACAGCGTCACACCTGGGTGCTGGCAGAGGCCTCGTTTGGGTGGTGAACTGACAGCAGAAAGGCACTTGGAGAGGTGATCCCTTGACTGCCCGTCTGGGCCGTTCTTTAAGAGCAAGAGGCTGTAAGCTACGTCTGCCAGTCACTGACGGTCAAAGTGAGCTCTGCTGGCTTGTCGTAGTGGGAAAGGAAAATTGAATTATACGAGCCATCCCATGAGGATGTGGTAGGATGCTTGGAGGATGGAGAGAAAGCCTTTAACAGAAATGCATCTGTTCTTGCCCACTACACGGTAAGCTTATCTCCAGCTTTCCAGTGTTGACTGCTTTCACTGTGGCCTGTTGTAGTGCGCAGGCTACTTGTAAGTTAATCCTCAATGCAGTTGCTAAATCAGTCCTTCAGGAGCTCATCCTTTTACCTGTGGTACTTGGAGACTACACTTTGTTCATTAAGTGAGCATGAGTTTGTTTAGTCTCATCTCAGCATTGTCTTGTCTGTACACACCCTTTCTGTGTTACCCATGTTCACCCCACAAAACTAGAAATCTGGAGAGACTGAAAGGTTGGTAGTGCTGCAGTTCATTCCTGCTCTGGTGATGAACTGAAAACTTGAAGTGGGAATGATCCTCAGGCCTGTAATAGCAGTCTCGGGGAGTTTAAAGTCAAATTCAAACCATTTAAACCTTTTTGTTGCTCCTGCTGGACTGGGAAAGAGCATATGAAGTGCAGTGACCCCCAGGAAGAATGGACGAGTGTTTCAAGCTgacctttctttgctttgagtTTACAGGTCAAATTGCTGACTTTAGTTTCAGAATCGGCTCTGTGTTCCTGAATAGCACAAACTTGTCgttctctctctttttaggTCAAGGCTGATCCTGCAAAAGTGGAGGCTTTCAGAGCCTCTCTTTCTAAACTGGGAGATGTCTATGTCAATGATGCTTTTGGAACTGCTCACCGAGCTCACAGGTTTGTATCCGTTTTCCTTCCACGAGCAGAACTTCAGAAAGATATCAGCCATGGAAACACAAACAGCTTTGCCCCCAGTGAATTTTAACTTCCTTTTGGGCATGTGCCATTATCATCCTGCTGTGTTTACCTCCACTAAATCTGTTGCTCAGAAACAGTTGTCAACAGTCTATGCCCAAGTTCGCCTTTGGGAACAGGAGACAGCTGAAACTCTTTAAGACTTGAATTGACTTTTTAGGCCTTGAAGATATAAAACCCACCTGCTTAGGACTTGCATAAATTGTCTGCAATTACAGCAGACCTCTTTTCGAGAAGATAAACAGCTCCGGATTGGTTATTCTCATGTAGTGTGTTGAGATTCGTGTACTTGCAAACTGTAGTGGTCTTCTTTGAGCTTGATTTCATAATCCAGTCTGTTCTTGCTATGCTTAGTTCGTCCCCGGTGTTTTGGATCATTGGTTAACACTATAAATGTGTTGCATATCAATATATCTGTGCAAAATCAATCTCAGAAAGTATGTACAGCCATCTTACCAAACtaggaaaagaaacaagccttgtgtttgttttcatgcagGTAGTAGCTGTTGTTACTGCTGCAGCTGGCTGAAGGATTTGCTTTATAACACTGTGAGACACAGGGGTGCTTAGATCTGTGCTGATGAGAATGTTTCCATTCCTCACTCTTGTTCTGCAGCTCCATGGTAGGTGTCAATCTGCCTCAGAAGGCTGCTGGCTTCCTGATGAAGAAAGAACTGGATTATTTTGCTAAGGCCCTAGAGAGTCCAGAGAGGCCCTTCTTAGCAATTCTTGGAGGGTAAGACTGAAGAACATGTTGACTCCATATTTCTCTTTAACTCTTTTGTAAGcaatgaaaagttattttggtTTAGTTCGAACAAATGCTTTCCTTTTAACTCTACCTACAGTTCACCTTGTAGATAAGTCCCAAGACCTCTATAAGCCAAAGGTTAGAGAGCAGCTACCTGACCACATCCGCTGTTGTGATGAGATATCAGGGTCTGCTCGTCGTATCTCCTGACCTCTTATATTCCCCAAACTGAGACAGTCCACAGCAGTTTGTTGCACAGATGAGCCAGAAGAGCTGTTAGATACACATGATGGCCCTGAAACATTGTCAGTGACCTTTCCTCCACAGTTCAGAGTACAAGCATCCTGCAGGCTCAGCACTGTAAGTTGACACGATCTGACATTATGCAGTGGTGACCTGCTGTGGCTGGACGGGCCTTCGCTCTTCCGCAGCAGCCAGTGTGCAAAGAAACTTGAGGGTGCAGAACCAAATGACGACTTGTTTGGACGAATAATGTCCCGTTGCTGCCGATTTGTCGTGTGTCTACCCAGTTTAGCACTGTAGTTCTATGACAGCGTGTTTCAGTTCATCAGGTGAATTAAAGTACTTCAAGTAACACAAATTCAGGACACTGTAACATACCTGTGTTCTTGATAGAAGTATGTGGCTTATTCCTGCTCTTTGCACCCATGTGTGTTTTAAGAAGTAGTATTCAGTTCTCACATAAAGTTTTAAACTTCTATGACCTTGGTTATACTGAacaatgcttttttctttttattagtaCCCTTCCAAGGTTTACAGTTGCAGGGACCCATCTATAAGTGCTATACACTCCTCATTGCTTTTGATGGAAGTTGCAGGTATATCGCGAAGGGATAGTTTGTTAGGTACCTTATCAGTTGTTCAGGTTAGAGCAGCAGCCAGGATAaccaaaatgttaaaatatcAGGCCTATTAGTAAAGTCTGGAATTGTTGTAAATCCAGTGGCAACTAAGTAACCCCTTTTGAGAGGTGCATAACAGCTTCCCCCAGTCTGGGAGGTTGATACTGAGCTTGCTGCGTGGCCAAGGACAGGTGAATGCCAGCTGCATCGTAGTGAGTCACAGCAGAGCTCTGAGAGCAATTCAGAGCCAGAAAATCCCTTTATCTGTTTGAAAGCATCACGGTTACACATACATCCCTAGGCGAGGTGGCAGACCAAGCAACTCTTGCTTGAGTGTACCAGAGGGAGGTCACGCTTGGAAGCTGCATGTGGTCCAGCTGCAGGTTTGCTACTGCTTATATGTGACAAAACTGGGACTAGAAGATAAACTTGGAACAACTGTTCTCACAAGTAAAGTGAAAATGCTGCATGTTGGCAAAGCAAGCCCATGTGCAGGAAGGTAATACAGTGCCAGTAGCTGGGTATGtgcaaggaaaagaagcacCAATCTAATTCacctttgcatttctttgcctgGAGCTGCACACAGCCAGGTGGACCCTGCAGGGTTTGGCTGTGGCTCTGTCCCATCTGCACTGCTTTACCACTTCAGTTGTCATGGTGTGGCAGCTTCATGGCTTAAACTGGGGCTGGTTCACACCAGACCTCTCTGTGGTCATTGACGTTGGATTTGTAGAATACCTATTTCTTATGGTTTCatctgaaagcattttattaatgaaatatGTATTGTTATCCCTGTTCCAGAGATAGGGAAGCTGAGACACGAAGAGGAAATGGTCTTGGCTAATGTCACTGAGCAGGGCGTGGTCAGACTAGGACTATAATGCAAGTCTCCTGAGTGTCAGCCCAGGTTTAGCTCAAGGTTGTTTTCCGAAGGTTTTTTGTGTAGCTTTTGTTCAGATAACAACAAAATTCCATACATGGCATTAAAGAGGGAAGACAGGAGACTTCTGTGTATTTACTGCATCCTCTACCATTCCTGTATAAAGTAATGTGCCTTTACTGAGTACCAGTTGGTTAATTCTGCTTCAATCCAAGAAGTCCTTGTGAGGCTTCGTGCTGTCTTAGCTAAAGATTGCTACGGAGTAAGTTCCATCTGAGGAGTTCTGGGCAGTGGCACattattaattctttttctttctctcaccaGAGCCAAAGTTCAGGATAAGATCCAGCTGATCAGTAACATGTTGGATAAGGTCAATGAGATGATCATCGGTGGTGGAATGGCGTTCACCTTCCTCAAAGTGCTCAACAACATGGAGGTATGAAAAGAGCAATTCTGTGCCTGCTCCTAGTAAAGAATATGGGCGGAATGTCCCTTATATATTCTAGTATTGAGAACTCGCTATCTTTGCTCTCTGCAAGAGTAGGGGGCACTGAGAAGTTACTTGAGAATCACTTTGCAAAAATGAGATTGCCGCCTATGTCTAGGTAGTGCTGTAAGAAAACAGTCATTCCAGAATTGCTGTCTGAGCAGTTTGGCTTGACTGCAGCTGTTCTTTGTTGTAATGACCAGTAGCTAAACAAAcacctctttcctacttttcccaaataatttcttcagatTGGCAACTCTTTGTTTGATGAGGAGGGATCAAAAATTGTCAAGGACCTGATGGCCAAGGCAGAGAAGAACGGTGTGAAGATTACTCTGCCCGTTGACTTCATCACTGCAGACAAATTTGATGAGCATGCACAGACCGGGGAAGCCACGGTGGCTTCAGGCATTCCTGCTGGCTGGATGGTAGGTTTTAATAGCCAAGGGACTGAAGTGACAGGCAGCAGTGGGGTGGGAAggacaccactgaaaggagaagagaaagagtaATTGTCATCCTTTGCAGATGTTTCTGAAGCTGCATAGAGTGTGTTGGT is a window of Columba livia isolate bColLiv1 breed racing homer chromosome 12, bColLiv1.pat.W.v2, whole genome shotgun sequence DNA encoding:
- the PGK1 gene encoding phosphoglycerate kinase 1; this encodes MSLSNKLTLDKVDVKGKRVVMRVDFNVPMKDHKITNNQRIKAAVPTIKHCLDHGAKSVVLMSHLGRPDGVPMPEKFSLAPVAVELKALMGREVLFLKDCVGAEVEKACASPAAGSIILLENLRFHVEEEGKGKDASGNKVKADPAKVEAFRASLSKLGDVYVNDAFGTAHRAHSSMVGVNLPQKAAGFLMKKELDYFAKALESPERPFLAILGGAKVQDKIQLISNMLDKVNEMIIGGGMAFTFLKVLNNMEIGNSLFDEEGSKIVKDLMAKAEKNGVKITLPVDFITADKFDEHAQTGEATVASGIPAGWMGLDCGPESVKKFVEVVGRAKQIVWNGPVGVFEWDKFARGTKALMDKVVEVTGKGSITIIGGGDTATCCAKWNTEDKVSHVSTGGGASLELLEGKVLPGVDALSNV